CCGACTGAATGGCGTAGACGGTTTTGACTGATAAAGACGTTTACGGTGACCTCTAAtatataatatctatatttaagaaaatatttgcaattgGCCTTATTAAGACACTGGCCTTATTTGGCGACACTACCTTATAGTTTCTATTTTTTCACAATCTtgatatttatttcttttttctttcGGAGTTCTTCAGTTGTGAGATGTCTATTTTTCCTGTCACCGTTTCCCTTTTCAAATTCAGAAATCTTTTTAGTCTAAAATCCACTATAACTGGATTGTGATCGCTATGAATATCAACTCTAGGGTATGCTTTCgtagaaatttaatttaaaaatttaattaatttttttaaatttcgtaaGTTGTTATCGAGTAAAATAAAGTCAATTTGATTACTGACAATTATTATTCTATCTTCTCTGTCTGTAGGTGTAATTTCCAAGTGTAATATGTTCTACGATGCTACAGAGTTTCTATTGTGTCTGTTAGTCACTGAGTAATCGATTGTTGATTTGTGATTCTCTGTATGTATTTGTGAACGTTGTACTGAGCTTTATGACTATAAATTATTATAGTATAGAAGGTATTATTTATGCTTAGTCGTTGAAGACTCACATGTGTATCAACTAATTTTctgattgttttttttttaatttttctgatattAGCAACTAAaggataatttaaaaaatctaaatgtGCAGTAATGTCTTCATTAGTTAAGATAGTTTTTTTGTATATCTACCTAAAACACCTAAATTGTAGTTTTTTATGAATAACTAAAGCAAACCTTTTATTTTTGTAGAATACTCAGTCACAGGCTCCAAAGACATTCCCGAGCCCGACGACAACACGGTCGTTCTAGTAACGACGTCGCGATCATCAGCTACACCGCAATTCACCGTGACCATGAGCGCCGATTACATCGATAGAATGGAAAAATCGATCAAAAAGCTGCAGTCCAAAGTGAAAGAACTGGAAGAATTGCCAGGAAATATGAAGCTCTACGAGGCGCTAGAGAAGCAGGAGGGGACTCCCATTCTTGACATGTTCCAAATTTTGAACCTTCAGAAGAGGATGGACGCTGTGGATGGAAGCATTGAAAAATTGGCCTCGATGTTGGAAGGCGCTGCTAAGAGTCAATCTTTACAACTAGTTAGAGGTAAGGTTTCCTTGTTCTTCTTTCTCGGGAACTGCTTAATGCCCAGTTTGGGCATTGGAGTCATCATCATGCCGAAGCGCTACAACCTTGGGTGGGTattggctgactgtacaactttttccaatttgttcggtcttccatcaacctagggtcaaatggaatgttcaatctccggagatctgcttggatgttatctctccatcgaaTTCTGGGACGTTCGAgaggtcttttgcctgtaggaatctcctcttTTGAAATGATTTTCCGTTTTCTCTGCCTTTTTTAGTGATGGTTCCAACCATCCCATCCTTGGTCTTCTCTTTCGTCTCTCCCCGTATCTTTTGGATTCCATTACTCTTCTTACTACCCTGCTCTGTTTCATCTTAATAATGTGTTCAAAccaattaaattttcttcttttgatTTTAGATCCTATCGGTTCCTATTTCAATTCATTTCTTATGTAATTATTTCTGGTATGATCCATTTTTGTGACACCAGCTATTTTTCTTAGTTGTTTCATTTCCGCTGCGTTCAGCACGCTTTCCATTTTGGTGTTATTgacccatgtctcgcttgcataCAAAAATGTTGCTATTGTTACTGCATTGTACGCCTTAATCTTATTTTCTCTTTCTATTTCTTGTTTTCCAAATATCGTCTTGTTCAGTGCATAATACATTTTGTTTGCTTTCTTTACTCTGTTTAATATCTCCTGATTTATTGCTCCGTCTTCTGATTCCCTACTCCTAAATATTCAAAAGTTGATAGTCTCAATTTGGAGCAAGCAATACAGATCGAAGATatgtcactagaaatagcgggaatagagcgcctcacgctggcctgcattgatcggggtagaaTTTCATGTGAGAGTCCGTGTACCTaggactcccatatgataagcactttgccgATTGAGAGCCTCTATAgtgcatcagagtgctatcgggggggaagtggatggtctggagcattgaagcggggtggagtgattcctgcttacgggagttaatcctcctcgccccaatgaattgtgtcacccgaatgtcattctatAGGGGTGAGGAAGTCTCCCAGGCTGAGTTAAATCACTATTGCTTGCATGCTTGTTTCAATTTGGTTTTCCTTCAGTAAAGTGGAAAATGGTTTCAGGAATCAACTTTTGTTTAGATATCGCTATCATACTTTTTGTTTTCCATACATGTTTATTTCCATTCTTTCCACTAAATCAGAGGAGAAATATCTTAATACTAGCTATAATACCCGGCTTCGCCCGGGAGTTGATATGAGATTACGCGGTAgttgcaataaaaaaataaactatgacgtaatagtaaaaaaatttattgaaaacattCGCTCACACTATTTGCTTATAAACAACGTTTTTCATTTTATTGTCtggagtatatatatatatatatatatatatatatatatatatatatatatatatatatatatatatatatagatttttCGGATTTCCTACCCTTGAGCAAGCTACATATAGCTGACCGTGAGAGAAGCAGGGTTCTTTGAGGTTAATCTTATattttgaagaaagtgttttgATTCTTGTGTTTCCCCGGTCATGTAATGTAGAAATTCCTGTGGAGGTGCTTCCAGTGGTGGTAGTCGAATTTTTCCATTCATGCAACAGAGACCTGCTGTTTCTTTACTGAATTTTTTCGCGTGGCAAAATTGGCAAATGTTATCCATTTTTCCGATCACAACATGTTTATGATTGTAATATTTTTTCGTCGGTTCGTAGTGGAATGCTTCCTTTGttaaattatcttttaaaattctcGATTCTTCTATACTTTCGTTCTCTtttctttcttcattttttgtGCTTCTCAGAGTTCTCATCCTAGTTCGTTGATTTTGTAAACGTGCTTCGCGCTCTTCTTCCGTTTCATTTCTTCTATGTTCTTTTTGTTTCCGCCGTTTCGCTGCAGAACTGGCAAGATCTCCTCCTTTTTTACGTCTAGGCATTGTATTctgtaaaatataaattaaataaacattttatagacaaacaattaaaagaaaaagaaaaacaacCATTAGAATTAATTAAAGACACTATTAATtatcttttcaaaaataattattttttcaaaaataattaatataaataattaataatcaaACTGAGAACTTCCTTTTTCTGAAGTCGGTTaaaaatacttacatttgatatttCACAATAAAGGCTCACAGACGACTTTTTTCTTCTCGGCTTCAAAATCGAGAATTAATTAAACACACTATTAAAAATACTGACACGTGATACTTCAAAATAAATGCTCACAGATAACTTCTTTCAGTTCCTTTCGCAATCGCTTTTCAAATCGAACTAACTCTGGCGGGTGATACCGGGCCCTTATATATTCAGAGAGCTAGGCTCTAGCATATTCGGAAAAGTTCGAGAGTATTTTCTTTTACACATTCTAGAATGTACTCGACATTATCGTCCGCCGTAACAATAAGTTCTGCAGCTATAGCATAAGTAGTAAAggccagtggcggctggtcctaAGGGGCCACCGAGCCATGGCACTGGCTCtgaaaaatatacttacaggaaAACACATtgaacaataaaaataattttatttttactatgCTTTTTTCAATATCAATGCATTATCTACATACATTATTTATCATTATGTAATTTAATATCTACGGCAAAACAAATAATTCCTGTGAGTTACTCTGTCCGAGCACCATTCCGTATGGCTCGAGATTTGACTTCAAAAGCGTAGGAAAAGGTAGACGCGGCCAGCTTACAACGGACGCCGGGGTTTATGAGATTCCGAGCCAGACAAACTTTGGCTCGAGTGTGTTTTAGAATGTGACTTTGCTAGTGTTAGAATGTGTGTTAGAATGGTTTTGCTTATCTATAACTTTTTAGCATTGATTTGAAATTTCATCTAGCTTTTCAAATTTTAAAGGCTGTGTAAGAATTTTAAATAGatatatattcaaaaaattgCCGGATTTGTGGATGTgataaaaaaatgcatgtttctgTTTCGTGTGTGTTTTGTTTGGGAGCGATTCTACATGGGCAAGACATGGTATCATTGATTTAGTGCatatttacgaaaaaataaatattatgccTTGCCTTATTTTCATAATTCTTTATCCATGCGATCATCTAATTATACATAAATATCAATTTTCAAGATACTGtgtcaaaaacgaaaaaaaaatcctttttcatcCAGTACCCGGTAAATTTACATATTAAGTTGTGTTAAGGGTAAATTTACCTATGGTAAATTTATCTATTTGTGCACCGCCTCTCTTAGTAGTCATGAGCCGCCACTGGTAAAGGCGCGAAATTTgaaaacttaaatttttaaatattttcagaattagTAATTAATAATTTGAATAACTAAACTTATCTCGCTTCAACtccaaaatatatatatttattatatataatgaTGATAATGATGTTAATACCGGAATATTTAAAAGTTTGGCGAAGGGGCAAAATtgggaatatttaaaaatttggtgGAGGAGCCAGGTCTAGTGCTAGCCAAGCTTGCTAGGAAAAGCccttatatctttaaaaatacgcCCTTTAAGTTAAAACGGGAACTTACTTGTTCGAGCGGGGATAAAGGGCTATTGCACTATATAAGTCCCTTTATCGTATCGGGAATCCTTTTTAAGTTTTATCGGCACACACATTTTATCAACTTAGTTTTATTATATATAATGATGTACCAACCCACGAAAAAGAGAAATATACACGGTCTCCCCGAAAAtggtgcgttcctttaaggtatggatataatacacaatttagaataaaaaagttctataacatttttttctaaagttaaccgtttccaagaaaaaattacattgttctccatataaatgaatttttattttcataaatttgaataacatggcaacgtagcctagaagaacttgctgtgactgtggaaatttaacctaataaccccttatttatttactttaggtgttatttttggggttgttgacatcgtaggtacctacctgcaaaataatggatggatttggttgatatttacattattttacctaccagatgcaactgacctacaaacctacttttttaatctttagatttttgagttgcgagttgttgccagacttcaatttgtatatcaaaatgtattttcgttttttagtCAAACGgataaatttagaaaaaaatgttataagactgttttactctacattgtgccttctacctatacctttaaggaacgcactattttcggggacaccctgtataacttttaaaaaatgatgactatAATAATTATGGGCCGTAATGTAGCGCAGGTGGTAGTGTGCTTGCCTCgcatgccggtggtccggagttcaaatcctaccgccggaaagaacaactagacatttttaaatgtctataggccccaggtcgactcagcctgaataaaatgagtaacttgggtaaaaccaggggtaataattattcggttgaagcgtagcactggccctgttaccttccttgtataccgtaggccctagatatagcagactaccctgctatactcccaaagccgcgtgcagtataaaacgggagactattattattatgacTATAATTATTCGACCAGCAGATAAGGAAAATGCAACGGGAAAAATCCCTCAAAACTagttaaagtcgaccttcgtaacaatacttaaaaaattaaatacaaaacaTGCGAggactacagaacaattagcctaatgagccacttacttaAAACGTTTCTAAAAGTGATACACGGCAGGATATATAAAAAATACGAAGACCAAGAAGTAACATTCAATTTgaattccgcgatgccttagccacccgagaggctctatccgctgtccaagtgcttatgcagaGGTTCAGAGGTTCAGAAGTTCAAGGATGTCAACTGTGACGTATTATTCTTCTTAAAGTGCCATTTGCTCAATGGAGGTTGACTACTACAATTGTACACTATTCTCtgttttcatcatcatcatttggctctaaaACTCCATGTGAGTCTTGgtcgcgtttactatttccctccattgttgtcggtcttgggcagctatttcccattgccatactcccattttgcgtagatcactggctatggcgtccttccatctctttcttgggcgaccaactgaccaactgaccttttgccATCAGGCCTTTCCCAGAAtatggcgtttagaagtctttcgtcactcgatCTTAGCACGTGGCCCGCCCATCttattcggtttgctttaatgtagcgtactatgtttttatCTCCATATactgtctggagttcatcattgtgtcttcttctccaatctcatgttgtctcttctctgcaaggcccatagataatccgcagtatctttctttcaactacaagtaattttgtcgtttcccgctggTTCAGAGTCAATGTCTCGCTTCCATACGCTTCCAATACGTTATTGTGGGGCGATTTATTGTCTTAagtatatactcttatttttgctagtcttgagagtattttttatttaagtgcggtcattaatgagtaatatgccctgtttcctgcaataatcctggcttccacgtccttttcatatttattttcagatgttatgatcgctcccaggtacttaaattctttgacaaCTTCAAAGTTGTATTCATTAACTGTTACGTTTTGTccaacccttggtcttgggttcttcgtaaccaccatgtacttggtcttgtcctcgttgaccttaagaccaacttccttgcaTATTGAAAACTTGTTTTGCATATTTGGTGGATTGTTCAATTATGTCCACGCCATCCGCAAAGgccaatagtatttttgatccttgggcggcaaatacGTTTGTCGGTTGTGGCTGAGCTATCCTCACTGCATGTTccagttaaacagcaggggggcgagcgaggatctccttgtctaatcacggtgtcaatgaggaattcctccaacgtggtgctgccaattctgatccgtgcggaagcgttctccgtgctcacatgtgctaatcgtaccagctttccaggtactcccatttctaccatggtctcccacaatgcttctccgCTAACATaatcgtaagcttgtttaaagtccacgaagatttggtgtacatcgcggttaAATTCCTagttttttccaacacctggcaTAGGACGAAGATCTATGGTCTATGGTCGACATTCCCGGTCTGgatccgctttggtagtcgcctattatttcctctgcgtatggagttagtcttctaaacagtattatggatcTAATtagtcttctctgtcttcagctgttcttattagctgtgaCGTATATATTTGTTTTGTCGATTacaaaaaagcatttgacagagtaaaacaTTATAAGCATATAAcaatcttgaaagaagcgggcttagatgatagagacttgagaatcatatacaATTTATATTACTAGCAAACAGCCAACATTAAAGTGGATGACCAGTTGACAGGGAGCAGTCTTGATAGAGGAGTGTGACAATGATACGTTCTGTTCCCGATGTTATTTAAAATATACTAGCAACTGGACTAGGAGAACTACAGGAAAGCGTATTAACTGGCACCAattagcacaaaacagagaacaATGgaaactcatggggaggcctttgtctaggtgtggatgcaaacaggctgatgaagaagaagaagaagatttgacTGTAGGCCAATTAGAAGACTACTCTCATCGCTGAAAAGAAACTTATGTTGACCAAAGGGATCATCACTCTTCAAATAATAGATAAGAATATTTATTTATTGTAGATTCGGCATTTTTTTACCTTCCATTTTACATAACATGCTTTGAAAATACTAACCAATGAACTTTTGTTTTTTCTAGATTCTCCTGAAGTAGACAGTGGCGCGCTAGCAGATTTAGAGAGAAGAATTAAACAGTTAGAAGATCAGATAGGTAGAAGAAGTAAGCTTTTATATTTCCccattatttattattactagttgttgttcttcttcatgtaccacaTACTTTAAGGGCATTGGTGATCATCATGGCCCATTTTACTCTGTCTGCAATGGTTCTGAAGAGCtctattgttgtttttccactccactgctttacatttttcaaccaggaTACGTTATCTATTTCCGCTTTCCTCGATATATCTCAGGCTTTCGACAAGGTGTGTCATAAAGGATTGCAAGTTAAACTAAAGAAGCTACTGCCCCATCCCCACTTTAAACTTCTAAAATCATACCCGACAGATAGGCA
This genomic window from Diabrotica virgifera virgifera chromosome 1, PGI_DIABVI_V3a contains:
- the LOC126879262 gene encoding uncharacterized protein LOC126879262 produces the protein MPRRKKGGDLASSAAKRRKQKEHRRNETEEEREARLQNQRTRMRTLRSTKNEERKENESIEESRILKDNLTKEAFHYEPTKKYYNHKHVVIGKMDNICQFCHAKKFSKETAGLCCMNGKIRLPPLEAPPQEFLHYMTGETQESKHFLQNIRLTSKNPASLTVSYM